The Gemmatimonas sp. genomic sequence CGCGCGACGTGTATCTGACCGGTGAAGCGGTGCTCGAGGTGGTGCATGACACCACGCGCGCGTTCCGGATCTACACCGGCAACGCCGTGGTGGAGGACATCGGGACGCGCTTCCTGGTGCGCGCGTGGCCCGAGCAGGCAGGGGTGGACGTTCTGGTAACGGAGGGCATCGTGGCGCTCGCCGACACGACGACCGCACGGCGCACGGCGCCCCTGCAGCGCACGACCATTGTGGCCGGACAGCGCGGCGTGCTGCGCGCAGACGGCACCGTGCAGGTCACGCCAGCCGATACCTCGGCGCTGGCGTGGATGAATGGCGCCCTGCATTTCGACAATGCCCCGTTGCGCGAAGCATTGCCCATCATCTCGCGGTGGTACGCCGTGGACATCGATGCCGATCCGGCACTCCTGGAGCGACGACTGACCGGACATTTCGTGCAGCAGTCGCTGCCGCAACTGCTGGACGCGCTCGGGTTGGCACTCGACGTGCGCGTGCGGCGTGACAGCGATGGTGTGCACCTGCAGCCCTGACCACTGAGGGGTTTTCCGCGTGACGCGTGTCTTGGGATCGAACGACCGCGCCACGCCCTGCTCGCACCAACGCGAACGGCACCGGCGCGCAGCGTCCTGTCATCCATACCGTTCATGACTTCGACTGTCCTCGGCGCGCGCCGACATGCCTGGTGGCGCGCCGTGCCTCTGACCGCGGTGCTGCTCTGCGCACTGGCGCGACCAGTGCACGCGCAGAACCGCGTGACTCCACCACGCGACTACGTCTCACTGGACAGCGCCAGCACGGCTCGCGGCGGCCTGCTGCGTCCCGTGTCCCTGCGTTTGCAGCAGGTGCCGCTCGTGCGCGCACTCGAGGAGATCGCCATGCAGGCGCGCCTGTCGTTCGTGGCCGACCGGGCATTGCCCGGACTCGATCGTCTGGTCACGGTGAACCTGGCCGCGACGCCGGTGCGCGACGCCATGCGCACGGTGCTGCGTGATGCGTCGTTGGAACTGCTCGTGGGCCCCAACGATCAGTTGGTGCTGCGCGTGCGCGCGCCGCGGGCAGCCGCTCCCCGCTCCCGTGATGCGCTGCGGCTCTCCGGTTACGTGCGAAACGTCTCGAGTGGCGAGGTGGTGCGGCGCGCCCAGCTCGTGGTGAACGGGACCACCAACCGGGAAGCCAACGAGGAGGGCTTCTACGTGCTGCTGCTGCCCGAGGGTGAACACCAGCTGCAAGTGCGGGCGCTGGGGTTTGCGCCCCTCGACACCGTGATCAAGTTGACGGAATCGCGCACGCTCGACTTGTCGCTGCGCCCACGCACCGTCGTACTCACGGCCATGAAGGTGGAGGCGAGCAAGAACGAACGTGGGGATCTGGACCCCAAGC encodes the following:
- a CDS encoding TonB-dependent receptor — encoded protein: MTSTVLGARRHAWWRAVPLTAVLLCALARPVHAQNRVTPPRDYVSLDSASTARGGLLRPVSLRLQQVPLVRALEEIAMQARLSFVADRALPGLDRLVTVNLAATPVRDAMRTVLRDASLELLVGPNDQLVLRVRAPRAAAPRSRDALRLSGYVRNVSSGEVVRRAQLVVNGTTNREANEEGFYVLLLPEGEHQLQVRALGFAPLDTVIKLTESRTLDLSLRPRTVVLTAMKVEASKNERGDLDPKLPDMSVARLDMNIVRKAPPLLGEVDPLRSLTLLPGVSAASDASSAFNVRGGSVDQNLVLLDEATLYNPSHVLGFLSTFNADAVDDVTLYKGAIPAKFGGRLSSVVDVRQREGNIREFAGSASIGLLASRVIVEGPLPGNRGSFMVAGRRSYADAFLRLASDSSIRQNEAFFYDINAKANLRLGQNGALLFSTFVGRDRFAQPTEQIGVGWGNRSSTLR
- a CDS encoding FecR domain-containing protein; this encodes MTPTDGPVDRSPYPPDEDAAFERALAGAARGPVVVTTAETDAAWQALAARVAQTAVTADATIVPITSAASVRRGRPWRRVASLAAAALVAVSAGLSWQYRQNAFREVTAPAGQRVAVQLPDGSHLTLAAGSHARWRKDFGDRARDVYLTGEAVLEVVHDTTRAFRIYTGNAVVEDIGTRFLVRAWPEQAGVDVLVTEGIVALADTTTARRTAPLQRTTIVAGQRGVLRADGTVQVTPADTSALAWMNGALHFDNAPLREALPIISRWYAVDIDADPALLERRLTGHFVQQSLPQLLDALGLALDVRVRRDSDGVHLQP